The nucleotide window CAGTGGGTGCCGCATGGGCACTGGGCTGGGATTTCCGCGCAGCCATCCTGGTGGTGGTGCTGGCCTGCGTATCGGCAATAATCTACTTCCCGTTCTTTAAAGTGTACGAGAAGCAGTTGCTGGAACAGGAAGCTGAAGAAGCGCAGCGTAATGCTGAAGAGGAAAACCAGCAGGTTGCATAGGTCAAAGCAAAACGGCAACCGGAGGTTGCCGTTTTGCTTGTTTACCCTTCTCACCGGAGAAGCCGTTATTATTCATGCCGACCTTTCCGGTCCCCGTCCTTATGTTGTCTGCATCTCTTCGCTGAACAGGATGTTATTACGTCCCATATGCTTCGCTTCGTAGAGGGCTTTATCCGCTTTTTCCAGCGCGCTTTCAACGTCGTCACCCTCAAAAATGGCAATGCCAATACTGATGGTGACGTTGGTGGCGACACTTTCGTTGAACATATGCGGGATTTTTAAATCGTAAACTTTCTGGCGGATCCGCTCTGCCGTCAGACGGGCATGTTCAAGCGAGATGTTGGTCAGCAGTACCATAAACTCCTCACCACCAAAACGCGCGACAATATCACGTGAACGCACGGCATTACGGATTGCCGCAGAGACCCGGATCAGCGCCTGGTCGCCCATCATATGGCCATAGTGGTCGTTGTAGGCCTTGAAGTGGTCGATATCCAGCAGCAGGACAAAGTGCTCGCCGTTTTCTACCGTCGGCAGGTTCTCCAGCCGGCTTTGCAGGCCACGACGGTTATACAGGCCGGTAAGCGGATCCATCATACTGAGATCGGTAAGCGTTTCTCGTTCTTCCAGTAACCGGGAGAGCAGCTCCTGAGCGAAATGGTCGTTACGTCTTTGCAGAATATTGTGAATACCAATCGCCACCACAGGCAGTGCGAAGGAGTAGGTCATTCTCAGCCAGTTTTCATGATTGCTTAACCACAGGCAGGCAATAAAGGCGGGTAAGGAATGCAGAATAAATGCTTTGATATTGCTGGCAAATGACAGTGAACCGATAAAAAGTACTGTTAATAACGCCATGATCAAATATGTCAGCTGATCGTGCGTAATTAACAAAAATTTCGAGACAATTTGCCAGGCCCATAAAGAACCGAAGATCGAGGAAACGACAGAAATATTGACTTTCCGGGTTCTGTTTTTCCAGTGCCAGAGGAGTAATCCACTACTGATTGCAAAAATAGCGAACAGGGGCATCGGAAACTGAGGGACAGAATAGAGCGGGTTTGTTACCGAGAACACGGCTGAGGTAGCGTTCAGGAATAAAAATAAACGTAAAGATAATTGATATTTGCTATTGACCAAAGACCGCCAGGATTGTGATGTCATAGTAGTACGTTTTTATTAAAATTTAATTAAAACAGATGAATAGGTGTTGTTTTTGAATAGTGAATGCAAAGTAAATCGAAAAATAATTATCAGAAAATCTTTATAGGTAGTTAACAGGTGAGCAATTTATCACCTTAGGCATTTCCTGTCATTACAGGAAAGGTAAAGGGCGATTGATTTTAATTATGCATGCTGACATATGATAATTATTACCATATGATATTGGTTATCATTATCGGTATGAAAGGGCAAAGCATGTTGAACAGGGCGCTGGGAAGTGGTTGGGGTGTACTGCTACCGGGGGTGATTCTGGGCGGTCTGATGTTTGCCGATCTCTCCATTGAGACCTGGAAAGCCATCATTGTTTCGGGGTTGTTGGTGACGTCGGCAATGATCTGGCATAAGCAGTTACGGCACTTTGTGTTGCTGCCATCATGCGTTGCGCTGGTCAGTGGAATTCTGGTGATACTGATGAGTTTGAAATAACAGGGAAAAAGAAGAGGTACAACAGAAGGGATGTAAGATAATTGGTGCGAGGGGGGGGACTCGAACCCCCACATCCTAAGGACACTAACACCTGAAGCTAGCGCGTCTACCAATTCCGCCACCTTCGCACAGTCATCTTACTTTTTTGATATCGCCTCGTTGGTGCGAGGGGGGGGACTCGAACCCCCACATCCTAAGGACACTAACACCTGAAGCTAGCGCGTCTACCAATTCCGCCACCTTCGCCCAGTGCGAGCAATATCAACGTGATTTATGGTGCGAGGGGGGGGACTCGAACCCCCACATCCGTAAGGACACTAACACCTGAAGCTAGCGCGTCTACCAATTCCGCCACCTTCGCATACCATCGATACTGTAAAAGTATCGTAACCACGGAGGCGCATTCTAGATGTTTTCAGCTTTACGTCAACTGAAAAGTGCGCACCTTTTATTGATTGCTGCAAAAATGGTCGGAACAGAGACGCCTGTTTGCCGGATGGCGCTGGCGCTTATCCGGCAAACAAACATGACGAATTATTTTTTCGCCTGACGTGTCATCACGGTGCGGTAAACCTTAAAGCGGCCGGTCTGGGCGATCACTTCGTGGAAGCCAAAGGTTTCATCCAGCACTTTCGGGTACGCCAGGAAGGCGTTCGCGACGATACGCAACTCGCCGCCGCTGTTGAGGTGACGGACTGCACCACGGATCAGCGTTTGCGCCGCCTCAAGGCTGGTCTCCATCCCGTCGTGGAACGGTGGGTTAGAGATAATCATGTCAAAGCGACCAGTCACATCAGAGAAGACGTTGCTGGCCATCACTTCGCCTTCAATGCCGTTGGCCGCAAGCGTTGCGCGGCTGGCTTCCACCGCTGGAGCACTGACATCACACAGCGTTAAACGCACTTTTGGCGAGTGGCTGGCAAGTACTGTCGCCAGTACGCCCGCACCACAACCCACGTCCAGCACTTTGCCTTTGGTGTGCGGCGTCAGGGTGGACAGCAGCAGCTTACTGCCAACATCCAGACCGTCGCGGCTGAAGACGCCCGGCAGGGTTTTGATGGTCAGACCGTCAAGCTGATATTCG belongs to Enterobacter cloacae and includes:
- the rsmC gene encoding ribosomal RNA small subunit methyltransferase C, encoding MSAFTPASEVLLRHSDDFEQSRILFAGDMQDDLPARFDCAESRAHTQYYHHWQVLSRQMGERARFSLVAEQSDVANCDTLIYYWPKNKPEAQFQLMNLLSLLPVGCDIFVVGENRSGVRSAEQMLEEYAPLNKVDSARRCGLYHGRLEKQPSFDADKFWGEYQLDGLTIKTLPGVFSRDGLDVGSKLLLSTLTPHTKGKVLDVGCGAGVLATVLASHSPKVRLTLCDVSAPAVEASRATLAANGIEGEVMASNVFSDVTGRFDMIISNPPFHDGMETSLEAAQTLIRGAVRHLNSGGELRIVANAFLAYPKVLDETFGFHEVIAQTGRFKVYRTVMTRQAKK
- a CDS encoding tryptophan transporter, with amino-acid sequence MLTYDNYYHMILVIIIGMKGQSMLNRALGSGWGVLLPGVILGGLMFADLSIETWKAIIVSGLLVTSAMIWHKQLRHFVLLPSCVALVSGILVILMSLK
- a CDS encoding GGDEF domain-containing protein, translating into MTSQSWRSLVNSKYQLSLRLFLFLNATSAVFSVTNPLYSVPQFPMPLFAIFAISSGLLLWHWKNRTRKVNISVVSSIFGSLWAWQIVSKFLLITHDQLTYLIMALLTVLFIGSLSFASNIKAFILHSLPAFIACLWLSNHENWLRMTYSFALPVVAIGIHNILQRRNDHFAQELLSRLLEERETLTDLSMMDPLTGLYNRRGLQSRLENLPTVENGEHFVLLLDIDHFKAYNDHYGHMMGDQALIRVSAAIRNAVRSRDIVARFGGEEFMVLLTNISLEHARLTAERIRQKVYDLKIPHMFNESVATNVTISIGIAIFEGDDVESALEKADKALYEAKHMGRNNILFSEEMQTT